In Arthrobacter sp. SLBN-83, one DNA window encodes the following:
- a CDS encoding ATP-dependent DNA ligase, which produces MAGSRERVRVAGRELTLTNLDKIIYPETGTTKADVLAYYAAVAHVLIPAAANRPATRKRWVNGVGTADKPGEVFFQKELEDSAPGWLPRAAITHKDRTIHYPLVNDAATLTWFGQINSLEVHVPQWRVDSHGNQLNPDRLVLDLDPGDGAGLQECREVALLARAILQDVGLDPVPVTSGSKGIHLYAALDGSQTSEQISAFARELARALEADHPDLAVSDMKKSLRKGKVLVDWSQNNAAKTTIVPYSLRGRPTPLVAAPRTWREIDSPNLKHLDYQEVLRRVRDGKDPFAAVVQAAGGGAGSGASAADTQEDADDGDPRLGKYRSMRDPKATPEPFAGLPAGGNSFVIQEHHASRLHWDLRLEHEGVLASWALPKGVPESGGKNHLAVQTEDHPMDYLTFHGTIPKGEYGAGVMTIWDTGTYELHKWINGREVIVTLTGSEDGGLGGTRKIALIHTGRGQGRDAEGQWLIHLMDQEQPGGRRRHAAPAAQAEEPEKDDDAGLPGREATPQVPAESGANATSTGAGPDPLEYQPMMATSGTTADLQGSSWQYELKWDGVRAILVADREKIRIFSRNGNDVSRTYPEFTDRSCWPEQPFVADGEIIAVGPGGRPDFGLLQGRMKLTRAADVARARTAIPVQLMLFDLLFEDGKDLRRLPLSKRRQRLEEFFEPSDCPVDLSMVLAKSVELLMESAQELGLEGVMAKRTDSRYVSGQRTRTWIKLKTEQTQEVVVGGWRPGKGGRQDTVGSLLVGIPDGDKLQYVGRVGSGFSTRELTELRQKVERLGRKSSPFHEVPRPDSADAHWVAPELVGEVTYSEWTGPGRLRHPRWRGWRVDKDPADVVREG; this is translated from the coding sequence ATGGCTGGTAGCAGGGAGCGTGTCCGGGTGGCGGGGCGGGAACTGACCCTCACCAACCTGGACAAAATCATCTATCCGGAGACCGGCACCACCAAGGCGGACGTGCTGGCCTACTACGCCGCGGTGGCCCACGTCCTGATTCCTGCGGCAGCCAACCGCCCGGCCACCCGCAAGCGGTGGGTCAACGGGGTGGGCACGGCGGACAAGCCCGGCGAAGTGTTCTTCCAAAAGGAGCTGGAGGATTCAGCCCCGGGATGGCTGCCGCGGGCGGCGATCACGCACAAAGACCGGACCATCCACTATCCACTGGTGAATGACGCCGCAACCCTGACCTGGTTTGGCCAGATCAACTCGCTGGAGGTCCACGTGCCGCAGTGGCGGGTGGACTCGCACGGCAACCAGCTGAATCCGGACCGCCTGGTGCTGGACCTGGACCCGGGCGACGGAGCCGGCCTGCAGGAGTGCCGCGAGGTGGCCCTCCTGGCCCGCGCCATCCTGCAGGACGTGGGCCTGGATCCGGTGCCGGTGACCAGCGGCAGCAAGGGCATCCACCTCTACGCCGCACTGGACGGGAGCCAGACGTCCGAACAGATTTCCGCGTTCGCCCGGGAACTGGCCCGCGCACTCGAGGCCGACCACCCGGACCTCGCAGTCAGCGACATGAAGAAGTCGCTGCGCAAAGGCAAGGTACTGGTGGACTGGAGCCAGAACAACGCGGCGAAAACCACCATCGTCCCCTACTCACTCCGGGGCAGGCCCACGCCCCTGGTGGCTGCACCGCGGACATGGCGGGAGATCGACTCGCCCAACCTGAAGCACCTCGACTACCAGGAGGTGCTGCGGAGGGTGCGGGACGGGAAGGACCCGTTTGCCGCCGTCGTCCAGGCCGCAGGTGGCGGGGCAGGCAGCGGGGCAAGCGCGGCGGACACCCAGGAGGACGCGGACGACGGCGATCCCCGCCTGGGCAAGTACCGCTCCATGCGCGATCCCAAGGCCACGCCCGAGCCCTTCGCAGGCCTCCCCGCGGGCGGCAACAGCTTTGTCATCCAGGAGCACCACGCCAGCCGGCTGCACTGGGACCTCCGGCTGGAACATGAGGGTGTCCTGGCCTCCTGGGCCCTGCCCAAGGGCGTCCCCGAGTCCGGCGGCAAGAACCACCTGGCCGTCCAGACCGAGGACCACCCGATGGATTACCTGACCTTCCACGGGACCATCCCCAAGGGGGAGTATGGCGCGGGCGTCATGACCATTTGGGACACGGGCACCTACGAACTGCATAAGTGGATCAACGGCAGGGAAGTCATCGTCACGCTGACCGGCTCGGAGGACGGCGGGCTGGGCGGCACCAGGAAGATTGCGCTGATCCACACCGGACGGGGCCAGGGCAGGGACGCCGAGGGGCAATGGCTCATCCACCTGATGGACCAGGAACAGCCAGGCGGACGACGGCGGCACGCGGCTCCGGCGGCGCAGGCTGAAGAGCCGGAAAAGGACGACGACGCTGGGCTGCCCGGGCGAGAGGCCACGCCTCAAGTGCCGGCAGAGTCTGGCGCCAACGCTACTTCGACCGGCGCCGGTCCGGACCCGCTGGAATACCAGCCCATGATGGCGACGTCCGGCACCACCGCGGACCTGCAGGGCAGCTCATGGCAGTACGAGCTCAAGTGGGACGGTGTCCGGGCCATCCTGGTGGCGGACCGGGAGAAAATACGCATCTTCTCGCGCAACGGCAACGACGTCAGCCGCACCTACCCGGAGTTCACGGACCGCTCATGCTGGCCGGAGCAGCCCTTCGTGGCGGACGGCGAGATCATCGCCGTCGGGCCCGGTGGACGGCCCGACTTCGGCCTGCTGCAGGGCCGGATGAAGCTCACCCGGGCCGCCGACGTCGCCAGGGCCCGCACTGCCATCCCGGTCCAGCTGATGCTGTTCGACCTCCTCTTCGAGGACGGCAAGGATCTCAGGCGCCTGCCGCTCAGCAAGCGGCGGCAGCGGCTCGAGGAGTTTTTTGAGCCGTCGGACTGTCCGGTGGACCTGTCCATGGTGCTGGCGAAGTCCGTTGAACTCCTCATGGAAAGCGCGCAGGAGCTTGGGCTTGAAGGCGTGATGGCCAAGCGGACCGACAGCCGGTATGTCAGCGGCCAGCGGACGCGGACATGGATCAAACTCAAGACGGAGCAGACCCAGGAAGTGGTGGTTGGCGGCTGGCGACCGGGAAAGGGCGGCCGCCAGGACACCGTGGGATCGCTGCTGGTGGGGATTCCCGACGGCGACAAACTGCAGTACGTGGGCCGCGTCGGCTCGGGCTTCAGCACCCGTGAACTCACGGAGCTGCGGCAGAAAGTGGAGCGGCTGGGCCGGAAGAGCTCGCCGTTCCACGAGGTCCCCCGGCCCGATTCCGCGGACGCGCACTGGGTGGCACCGGAACTGGTGGGCGAAGTGACCTACAGCGAATGGACCGGACCGGGCAGGCTCCGGCATCCACGGTGGCGGGGCTGGCGCGTGGACAAGGACCCGGCGGACGTGGTCCGGGAAGGCTGA
- a CDS encoding MFS transporter, which produces MPTDRSRNDSSTGATSARGTNPAAATAAKKPRLLPRRRLKESDVNVVDQPMLKKALGGTIVGNTMEWYDVGVFGYLITTMGPVFLPESDPTTQTLFLLGTFAATFIARPLGGVIFGWLGDKMGRQKILATTLMIMAASTFLVGVLPGYAQIGLWAAALLVLLKVIQGFSTGGEYAGATTFVSEYAADKRRGFFASFLDLGSYLGFAIGAALVSVLQLTLGQDTMEAWGWRIPFLVAGPLGLIAVYFRSKIEESPQFQATLDAQEEHAKNASHGETAQAKGPVGIIKAYWRPIIVAMVVVAAANTAGYALTSYMPTYLTESKGYDEVHGTLLTIPVLVVMSLCIPLTGKLSDRIGRRPVLWIGAISTVVLAIPAFMLIGIGQVWSTLAGLALIAFPVTFYVANLASALPAQFPTSSRYGAMGIAYNFAVAIFGGTTPFIVAALISATGNDMMPAYYLMATSLVGAIAIYFLKESANRPLPGSMPSVDSAAEAKELVATQDENPLINLDELPFDTHDGNDPQAHRGVPAGA; this is translated from the coding sequence ATGCCCACAGACCGAAGCAGGAACGACTCTTCCACAGGCGCCACAAGTGCCCGCGGAACCAACCCCGCAGCCGCCACGGCTGCCAAGAAGCCCAGGCTGCTGCCACGCCGCCGCCTCAAGGAATCCGACGTCAACGTGGTTGACCAGCCGATGCTCAAAAAAGCGCTGGGCGGAACCATCGTGGGAAACACCATGGAGTGGTACGACGTAGGTGTCTTCGGCTACCTCATCACCACCATGGGGCCCGTTTTCCTCCCCGAGTCCGACCCCACCACGCAGACGCTGTTCCTCCTTGGAACCTTTGCCGCCACCTTCATCGCCCGCCCGCTCGGTGGCGTGATCTTCGGCTGGCTCGGCGACAAGATGGGCCGCCAGAAGATCCTGGCCACCACGCTGATGATCATGGCCGCCAGCACATTCCTCGTCGGCGTCCTGCCCGGATACGCGCAGATCGGCCTGTGGGCTGCTGCACTGCTGGTGCTCCTCAAGGTCATCCAGGGCTTCTCCACCGGCGGTGAGTACGCCGGTGCCACCACGTTCGTCAGCGAATATGCAGCTGACAAGCGCCGCGGCTTCTTCGCCAGCTTCCTGGACCTGGGCAGCTATCTGGGCTTCGCCATTGGCGCCGCCCTGGTCTCCGTCCTGCAGCTGACCCTCGGCCAGGACACCATGGAAGCCTGGGGTTGGCGCATCCCCTTCCTGGTGGCCGGTCCGCTGGGCCTGATCGCCGTCTACTTCCGAAGCAAGATCGAGGAATCGCCCCAGTTCCAGGCCACCCTCGATGCCCAGGAGGAGCACGCCAAGAACGCCTCCCATGGTGAGACCGCACAGGCCAAGGGACCCGTGGGGATCATCAAGGCCTACTGGCGCCCCATCATCGTCGCCATGGTCGTGGTGGCCGCCGCCAACACGGCGGGTTACGCATTGACCTCCTACATGCCCACGTACCTGACGGAGTCAAAGGGCTACGACGAGGTGCATGGCACGCTGCTGACCATTCCCGTCCTGGTGGTCATGAGCCTCTGCATCCCGCTGACCGGCAAGCTGTCCGACCGGATCGGCCGCCGTCCCGTACTCTGGATCGGCGCCATCAGCACGGTAGTCCTGGCCATCCCGGCCTTCATGCTGATCGGTATTGGACAGGTCTGGTCCACCCTGGCCGGACTGGCCCTGATCGCCTTCCCGGTCACCTTCTATGTGGCCAACCTGGCCTCGGCCCTGCCGGCCCAGTTCCCCACGTCCAGCCGCTACGGCGCCATGGGCATCGCCTACAACTTCGCTGTGGCCATCTTTGGCGGCACCACCCCGTTCATCGTGGCGGCGCTGATCAGCGCCACGGGCAACGACATGATGCCCGCGTACTACCTGATGGCCACGTCCCTGGTGGGTGCGATTGCCATCTACTTCCTGAAGGAATCGGCCAACCGCCCGCTGCCCGGATCGATGCCGAGCGTTGACTCCGCGGCGGAGGCAAAGGAACTGGTGGCCACCCAGGACGAGAACCCGCTGATCAACCTGGACGAACTGCCGTTCGACACCCACGACGGCAACGATCCCCAGGCACACCGCGGGGTCCCGGCCGGCGCCTAG
- a CDS encoding FUSC family protein — protein sequence MKRVVEQVRALHRLEPATGDHLAALRVALSVAVPSLLLLVLGRTDLMIYAVFGALTGMYGRSEPHQLRLRHQGQGALVLLSGVAVGVTLSINHIHSWWLVAVEAILAGVGSVYADRVRLKPNGPFFGILALGACASVPTVVPWYAAMFIACASSVFSILIGFSGWVRRRSWEPGATRNVPSRSSARRRELSVHAARYVLAVGAAGTAGVISGTGHPHWAMAAAAVPLAGADLPSSVRRGVHRVVGTLVGLAVTAVVLLPEPWALAGLYPALQEPAHRAAVLALLVILFQFATELFMTRHYGLAMVWFTPVILLMTQLASPIEPRVLILERAVETLVGALLGILVVVTVRRPGSRSGHTLPESNGGSAPLLRLPGRSGH from the coding sequence ATGAAGCGCGTAGTGGAACAGGTCCGCGCGCTCCACCGGCTGGAACCGGCCACCGGCGACCACCTTGCCGCACTCCGCGTGGCACTCAGCGTCGCCGTACCCTCGCTGCTCCTGCTGGTCCTGGGCCGCACCGACCTCATGATCTACGCCGTGTTCGGGGCCCTCACCGGCATGTACGGCAGGTCTGAACCGCACCAGCTGCGGCTCCGCCACCAGGGACAGGGCGCCTTGGTGCTGCTCAGCGGCGTCGCAGTGGGGGTGACGCTGTCCATCAACCACATCCATTCGTGGTGGCTGGTGGCCGTGGAAGCAATCCTTGCAGGCGTTGGTTCGGTCTACGCTGACCGGGTACGCCTGAAACCGAACGGTCCCTTCTTCGGAATCCTTGCCCTTGGCGCCTGCGCTTCCGTTCCCACCGTTGTGCCCTGGTACGCCGCCATGTTCATCGCTTGCGCATCGTCGGTGTTCTCCATTTTGATCGGCTTTAGCGGCTGGGTGCGGCGGAGGTCCTGGGAACCGGGCGCAACCAGGAACGTGCCATCCCGTTCATCGGCCCGGCGGCGGGAACTATCCGTCCACGCTGCCCGGTACGTGCTGGCGGTGGGTGCCGCGGGAACGGCGGGCGTCATCAGCGGTACCGGCCATCCGCACTGGGCCATGGCAGCAGCGGCAGTACCGCTCGCCGGCGCAGACCTGCCCAGCAGCGTCCGGCGGGGCGTCCACCGCGTCGTGGGGACGCTCGTGGGGCTGGCGGTCACCGCCGTCGTCCTCCTGCCGGAGCCCTGGGCACTGGCCGGCCTCTACCCCGCACTCCAAGAGCCGGCGCACCGGGCGGCCGTGCTGGCCCTGCTGGTGATCCTCTTCCAGTTCGCCACCGAGCTGTTCATGACCAGGCACTATGGCCTTGCCATGGTCTGGTTCACACCTGTCATCCTGCTGATGACCCAGCTGGCCTCGCCCATCGAGCCGCGGGTCCTGATCCTTGAGCGCGCGGTGGAGACGCTGGTGGGCGCACTGCTGGGGATCCTGGTAGTGGTAACTGTCCGCCGGCCCGGCTCC